In Polyangium spumosum, the genomic stretch CGTGGGCAAGGCGCCGGGCGATGGCGGCGTGTTCTTCAACTCGGCTGAGTGCAGCCAGGGGTCTTCGCACGTGTTCGCCCTGCTCGTCGCGCCGTCGCGCCAGCTCCCCGCGGCCGGCCCGGTCGAGGTCTACGCGATGTACCCGCTCACCTACGACGCATGGCTGCGCCACCGGGAGCGCCAACTCGACATCGCCACGCTTCCCGAGGTGGTCGTTGAGTGGCGCGAGATGCTCCGATGAACGCGGACGACAACCGCAGGACGGGACGGATCCATCTTGCCCTCGTACGCGGCAGTCATCGGTCGCGGATGCTAGCAGCTTGGCGAGCGTTTGGCCCCGCCCCGAGCAAACCTCATCCGTCCCTCGATCACACGCCGCCCTGCCCGAGAGCATCGGCCGATCCCCCGCGGGCGTGCATTCCAGCTCTCCGTCCCGCGCGCTCCCCGGCCGCGCCTTCTGCGGGTGGCCAGCCGAGCCTCTCGGTCCAGAACGGCGCGAGTGAGCAGGGGACGTCACGCGCCCTCGGGCTGCTCCGGGAGCGACAGCGAGTCGACGCAACGTTGAAGACCGTCCAGAGCCGCTCTGGCGGTGCTCGCGTCACCGGCCGCGATGGCGAGGAGCAAGGCGTCGGCCAGGGCCCGCGCGAGGTTGAGACGGTGTGCCTCCGTTCGTCTGGCTGGCCGGTGGGCCGGGGGCTGTTCGGCGGTGGGGTCTGCTACGTGGGAAGAGGCGGGGGCCCTCGGGGAGCCGTTCCTCGTCGAGCAAGTCCGTCCGTCTTGTGCCGGCGCGTCTTGACTCCCCGGAGTTCCACCCTCCGAAGGCGGCACAAGGCCACGGCTGATGACCGGCGGCACAAGAACGCGAGCTAAGTCCGCGGAACTACTGGCACCCCCGGCAGGAATCGGACCTGCGACCTTCGGTTTAGGAATTCGCTGTGATGCTAAACGATCTCAATCGGTTACCGATCAGAATGGATTCCTCGTGGATATCACCCGCCGAGCCGTCGATGGCCTCGCCGCTGTCGCCCTCGGGGGACCCGACGCCGCGCCGGAAGTAATGAAGACCCTCGCCGCCGTCGCGAAGGCTCCCGAGCTCGGCGCGGACCTCGCCGCGCGCGCGGTGGACGCCCTCGCCGCCGTTGCCACGGGCGGCCCCGATGCGTGGCGGAAGGTGACCGAGGTCCTCGCCGCCGTCGCGAAGGCCGCGAGCGAGCGCGGAGCGGAGGGAGCCACCGGAACGGATCGCCGCCGCTGAGCTTCTCGGCGCAGCCAGAGACGTGCCAGGACGCACCCCATGCGGTAGGGTTCGGGCCCATGGCATACCCCAGCGGCCCATCGCAGCCCTTCGCGGGATACTGTGCCCGATGCGGTCACCCCATCCCCGGGCCGCCCGTCCTCGGCCCCGCAGGGCCCATGCATCCCGAATGCGCGCGGACAATGCAGGCCACCGCTCCCGCCTCGCCCGCATCGAGCGGCCCGCCGAAGTGGGTTTTCGTGCTCGGCGCGTGCGCCCTCGTCGGCGGGTTGGCCTTCATCGTGGCCATGGGCAAGCTCGCTCAGCGGAACAAGGAGCGGCGTCAGCTCGAGGCCGCAGCCGCCGAGGCGCAGCCGTCCGGGACTTCCCGCGAATATGCGGCCTACCTCTGGTGCGATAAGACAACGCCCCGTTGCGACGCCGACGCGCAGAAAGCGATCAAGCTTTACGCCAATGTGCAGGACTTCGAGGCCCGCCACGGCATACCTTGCCGCGAGGGGAAACGCCTGTGCATCGACCCTTCGCGCCCGTCCGCGCGCGCCGAGCACGGAACGAAGGTCATGGTTTCGCCGCTCGAACAAGCGCGGGATCGCAGCACGGTCCGCATCGTCGAAGGCACGCACGCAGGAGCAAGGGGAGTCGTCGACAGCGCCTTCGTACATGACGCGCCGCCCCGGTAGCGCTTCGGTTCCATCCCGACCAACCGCTCGACCCCGCCCCGAGCCCCGCCCGGGCAAACGGTGCTTGCCTGTCCCGCCAGACCGAGCGTAACTTGGGGCGGTCCCCATGCGCCGCCTCCTCCCGCTCGCCGCCGCGCTCTCGACGCTCGCCCTCGCGTCGAGCGCCGTTGCCGCGCCCAAGCACAAGATCGCGTTTCGCCTCGACTATCACGCCCCGGACGCTTCGACGGGATGCCCCGACGCCGAGGAGCTCGCCTTGATGATGGCAGGCGAATTCGGATACTTGGTTGTCAGGAACGACGTCTCGGCCGTCCTTCGTGTCGACGTGCGCCGCGTCGGGAGGGACTTCGAGGCCGAGCTATCGGCCCCGGATCCTTCGGGCAACGGGAGGGAGTGGCACTACCGCACGGATAAGCAGGGGACTTGCCGCGAGCTCGCCTACGACGTGGCTTCCGTCGTGCGGATCGCGTTCGGCCCGCGCGCGTGGGGGAGCGAGACGCCTCCGCCCGTGCTTGCGGCGCCCCCCGAGATCGAGGTCGGCAGGCCGGAGATCCGCCCGCTGCCCGTTCGCATGCCGCAGTTCCTGGCCACGCTCGCCCCGGGATCCCAGGCTCCGACGGCCGGCACGACGTCCGAGGGGACGCCGTTCCAGGTGACAGCAGCCCTCGGGCCCGTCGTCTCCCCGCTTGGCCTGCCAAGCGTGGCCGTGGGGGGCCAGGGCATGGTGGAGGTTCGATGGCCGAGGTTCGCCCTCGCGGCGGACATGCGTGGAGTCGCCACGCCGGCCTCGGGCATCGGGCCCCGCGACGTCCCAGCGCGGACCTCCTTCTGGTCGGGAACGATCCTGCCATGCGCGAGGGCCAGCATCGTGGACATTTGCGGCGCCGCTGCGATCGGCCGCATGACGTTTCACCTCGAGCAGCCCGGATCGCTGAGCCTCTCCGATGGCTTGTTGGTGGGCTTCGGTGCGCGCCTCGCGGCTCGATGGAGCTTCGCTGAGCGGTACTCGCTTCTCTTCTTCGGTGAGGGGATCGCCGACGTGAGGAGCGTGGTCTTCGAGACCGTCAACCCCGACACGGATCAGACTCGAGAGGAGTGGAGAGCGCCGCCCGTGCGTCTCAGCCTCGGAGCCCTGTTTTCTATTGCATTGAGCGAGTAACACTGGAGTACCCATGACGCCCCGCTTGCGAAAATCCGCTTTGATCGTGCCGCTGCTAGGACTCGCTTTCGGGTCGCTCTTGTCGGGATGCCCCGATGCGCGAAACGTCGCCGAGTTCTACGACGAGACCGAGGACGCCGACGCCGACGCCGGCTCCGATGCTGGCGACGACGCGGGCGACGACGACGCGGGCCCAAGTACCAGCGGGGGGGACGGCGGATGCGAGCTCGTTTGCGAGGAGGACTGCGTTCCCCTTCGCCCGGGGGACTTCTCGTTTCCCCTCCTCGCCTGGATCGGCCCCGACGAGACTTCCGCGCCGCCGTGCCCCGACGCCGCGCCCGTCGAGCAATTCGTCTGGCATGGCGACCCCATCGTGCCCCCTGCCGCGTGCGGGGAATGCACTTGCGGCCCCTCCTACGGAGCTTGCGCGCTCCCCTCGAGCATCGACGCCCACGCGGCGCCTTGCGCCTCCGCCGAGGGAGCCACCACGACGCCCACGGATCCCCCCAAGTATTGGGAGGGAGCTTGCGCGGCGGACAACGCGATCCCCGCCGAGACGTGCGGCACGAGCACGCCCTGCGTTCAGTCCGTGACCATCGGGCCGCTCGTGATCACGGACGAAGCGTGTTTCGCATCGGGCACCTCGACGGCCCCCTTCGATGCGCCATCCTGGGGAACGTTCGCCCGGCTTTGCGAAGGGATCACCCCGACCGGATACGCCGGATGCAGCGCCGCCGAGCTCTGCGTCCCCAAGGCGCCAGCGGGGTTTCGGCAATGCGTCCAGCGGACCGGGATCCACGACTGCCCCGCCGAGGGGTACTCGGAAAGGTTCGTCTTTTACGAAGATTTCGAGGACACCCGCGCATGCTCGGATTGTACGTGCGGCGCGCCCGACGGGAGCGCGTGCGTCTCGTCGCTCGCCATTCATGCAGACGCCGCATGCACGAGCCCGATCGTCACGGAGGACGTCTCATCCGACGGCCCCACGTGCCTCGACCTCGCGACGCCCGGCCAGGCCATCGGCGCGAAGAGCGCGACCGCGCCCGTCTACCGCCCCGGAACCTGCCAGGCCCAAGGGGGCGAGCTCCTCGGCGACGTCGAGCTCCTCGGGCCCCGCACCCTTTGCTGTCATGTCCCTTGATCGGAAGGTCTTCCCATGAACGAGGATCGAAACCAGCGCCTTCAGCTCCTCGCGACGTACCAGCGCAAGATCGATCGCTGGCTCCGAAACCGCCACGTCCCCGCGCAGGACATGCCCGATCTCTCCCATGACATCTACGTCCGGACCCTTCACCAGCTCGAGGGGAAGGAGATCACGGACAAGCTCGGCGGGCTCTTGCACCTCAACATGCGGAGCGTCGTCTCGGAGTACCGCGAGCGCGGCAAGACGCGGAACAAGGCGGCCCCGCTCATCGAGATCGAGTTCGAAGACGCGGGCCCTTCGGATCCCGAACAAGAGGCTTACGAGCGGCAGAAGATCAAGACCCTCGAAGCCATCCTGTCGAAGCTCCCGACGCGACAGCAAGAGTTTGTCCGCGCGAGGCACCTCGACGGGTTGCCCGCGGCTGAGATCGCCGAGAGCTTCGGCGTTTCCTCCGCGACTGTCTTCCGGGAGCTCGCCGCCGCGCTCGCCGCGCTTCGCCGCGAGCTCGAACGCGTCGGAATCACGAGCCCTCTCGTCCTTCCGTTCCATTCGCAGGACATCAGGCACGAGGGGAGCGCGGGCGAGGCATGGTCGAGCGCCACCGAGCCGCGCCGCGAGAAGGACCACCGCGGCTGGCTCCACGTGCCGACGTTCCTCGGCGGAGCCGCCGCTGGCGCGATCGTCGTCTACCTCCTCCTCCATCGCGCCATGACGCTCGCCGAGCTCCCGCCGATTGTCCTGAACGTCGCCGCGACGAGCGCAGACACCATGCCCGCGGGCGTCTTCGAGCAGCTCGCGCCGCCGGTCTGTCCGGAGCCTGTCGCGCCGTCGTGCCCTCCCCCGTCGAGCCCCGCGCCCGAGGCCGGCCAGCCGAAGATCAACCCGAAGCCCCGCTTCGTCGCTCAGGCGTGCAACCTCGCCCTGGAGCGAGGCGACCACGAGGAGGCGAAGCGGATTTGTCCCCTCGCCACGGGAGGCTTCGGCGCCCTGATCGCCGAGCAAGAGGCCAACCGCCCGAGGGAGTAGGCGAGCTCTCCGGCGTTTTTCACCTCGCATGACGATTTGTTGAGAGCCGGAGCCGCGTCGACCTCATTCCATGGTTGAGGACGCGACGACGAAGCCGCCGCGCGCAACCCTTCCCACTTACGGGCGACCAAAGGGCCAGCGCGGACGCCTCAGCGTCGACTTCTCATTTCGCCCCACGTCGTGGCTTGGCGCTGGGTGTGCTCCATTCGCGGGCCAAGTGTGTGTTGCACATCCAGCGTCAAGCCATGGCTCCCACGCTGGGAGGATTCATGGCCACCCATCCATTCGCCACGGCCGAGGCCGCGGACGAAGACGCCGAACCTACGCTCGTCGCGGCCCGAGTCGCCGAGCCCCCGCCGTCCGGCATTCGCGCGAGCACGCCGCCGGGCGACGATCGGGATACCCTGTTCGATCCGGCGTGTATCCCGCCGAATACGCCCATTCGCCGCGCCGCGCGTTTCTTGCTCTGGATCCCCGTGTCCTTGTGGCGCGCCCTGCGGAGGTTCGGCCAGCGCTTGGCCGAGAGGCTCGATCCGCCGCCATTGCGGACGCTCCTCCCGCCGCCGCCGCCCCTTCATCGGGGAGCACTCCGCCAGGACGACCTCGGAGAGCACCTCCTCAACAACCTTTTTCGAATCTCGCCCGCCTACGTGCGCGCAGCCGTTCACGTTTCCAGGCTGGTTCAGGAGATCCAGTCGTACCCAGCCCAGGAGCGCCTTACCTGGTTCGCGCACTTCGCGCTGTCACGCATGTGCGCCACGAGCGACGGGCCCGTACCCATTGCGTGGATCCGGGCCCGCATGCCCGAGGCCCTTCGATCCGAGGTGACCCGCGCTCTCGAGCAGCTCGAGGAGGAGGGGATCATCACGCTCCTTTCCCGAGAAACCGAGGATCCGGCCGTCGTCGCCGGGGGAATTTCGAACGCGGTTCGAGGCCGGCTCACGCACGCGGAGCTCCTTCGAGACCTGTAACCATCGCCCAATAACAGGAGAGATCAGACAATGCAGGACCCGAGCGTTCGACCCCCAAACACGCCTAGCAACGACGTGGACGCCATTTTGCCGACCGAGCTCGCGTTCGGCTCGGACGGCTGCATCTACATCAACGCGAATAGCCTGCCTGCCGACATGCGGGAAGGCCGCCCCCTATTCCAGGGGTACGCGCTGACGCCCGAGGAGGCGGCGCACGCGATGGAGGCCATCCACATGCTCGCCTTGAATGTCACCGTCGAAGTCTTGAAAGCGGCCCGGGAGAGCAGCGGGAAGAAATGACCCGCTGCCCTCCCCATCCCGCCGCTACGTCGCCGCCTCCCGATACCGCCGCACCAGCTCCGCCCCGACCCGCAGACGGACCGCCCAGCCGCCGAGCAGCGTTCCGAGCGCGGGATTCCCGTCCGCCATCATCACCGCCGCCGCTTCGAGCTCATCCGCGACCGTCGCCACGACGCCCTCGATCGGATGCTCGTCCCCTCGCGCGAGGCCGCGGACCAGGAGGTCCGGGAGCGTCGCCCGACGAATACCATCCGGCGCGTAGTTCGTGAGCTCTTCCGCGCTGGGAGCCGAGAGACCCACCGCGGAAAGGCGTGCGTCCTCGCCTTCCGAGGGATTTCGTTCCGAAGTCAAGCCTTTTGCCGTCATGCCTCCTCGCTTCCAACGGGCGACCGAGGGGGATCCTACGGGGGTTGGTGGCCATCAGGCAATCCCCCGATCGGACATATACCGTCCGATGCGCCTGGTTTCCCGGGATCCTGGGCTCGCGGGCCCCGTGGTCTTCGAGAGATTCGCGGGCGAGCAAATTTCCCTTGACGCCCGCAGGAAATCGCAATCAACCCGGGATCCGATGCCTCCCCCCGAGCCCGGTGCACCCCGACGAACCGTGAGCGATCTGCTCCGTTGGTCCTATGCGAACCTCGCCATGGCGCACGCGGCGCTCGTCGAGGGAGCGACGAGGTACGCGCCGCGCCACTACGCGATCCGTTCCAAGATCCACGCAGGCCTTCGCGATGGGACCATGAGCATCGGGCCGCTCGCCGATGACGAGCGCTTGAAGCTCGTTCTCCCGATCGCGTGCTGCTACTGCGGCGCCCGCGAGAACCTGACCACCGATCACTTGATCGCCACCAGCCGAGGCGGCCCCGACGCAGGCGATAACCTCGTCTGGGCTTGCCGATCGTGCAACAGCGCGAAGGGCGCGCGTGATGCCCTCGCGTGGCTCGAACGACGAGGCGAGTTCCCGCCGCTGCTCCTTCTTCGCCGCTACCTGAAGCTCGCGTTCCAGTTGTGCGCGCCGCTGGGAGCCCTCGAGCAGGCGCCCGAGGAGGCGCCCCAGCTCCCGATCGAGCTCGCGCGCGTGCCGCAGAAGTACCCCGCGCCGAGCGAGCTTCGGCTTTGGGTCACGCCGTTGTGATCGCAGGGCACGCGACCGCCAGCGGACCGGATCGAGCGTGTGGTTGGATCACGGAACGCCGATCCACTCGGCCGGATCGATCTGGAATTCGTCCTCCGCCCAGCGCTTCGCATCGTCCTCGGTCGTCGCTTCCTCCCCACGGCCGGTGATGAGGATGCTCCCGTTCTCGTGCCCCTCGGGGTAGCGGAAGCGCAGGAAGTGCAGGGGCTCGGGCTTGTACTGGACTACTTCGATTCTCAGGGGTGGCGGCAGCAAACGATCGTGACCTACGACGCTTCGCTTGCCCGTGGGTGCGTGACGTGCGGCGAGGCCCGCATAGCAGAGGGTTGCAGGCCGCAGCTTCCGATACTTTTCGATGAGCTCGAAGAAAACTTCGAGCGGCTCTTGGTCCTTTGAATGCTCGGTGATTGCATGCGCCCATCCGAGGGACATCGACCACCGTTTCCGCAGTCGCAACCAGGATGAAAAGTGGCCGCCCATCTCCGGTACGCCCTCGTCTACGTGATGAACGCCCAGGGCTATCCCGTAGCCGTAAACAAGGCGCTCCAATTCGCGCAACGAGCGGTCTTGTATCCACATCCCGGGTCGCTGGCGAACCTGATCCAACCAGTCGAAGACGTTGCGAGGTACCGGGCGCTCATAGAGTCGCCGCTGGTCGATGTCGGTTGGCATAGGTTCGCGATCATGCACCAGGGCGCCTTACCGTTCAACTCCAGCCACCACTCGCCGCCCCTGACGCTGCATGCCCCCGAGGTGGGAGGATCCGTCCCCCGACTACCAGATCACCTGCGAAACGCTCCCACCCCAAGCCGTAGGCCGCCACCTCGCCCCCGTCCCATCATCGAAATGCGTGAACTCCGCCCACGCTTGGCCGTTCGGCGGAAACCCGACCATCGCGCTATCCTGCCGCCGGAACAGCGCCCCGAAGCCCGAGATCGCGGTCCGCACGACGCGGACGCGCCTCGCGCCCCCCGAGGGTTCCGCGAGCGTGTAGGTCCGTGCTCCCGTCAGCATCGGCAGGAGGAAGACGTTTGCCGTGTTCGCATCGAGCACCGTGTCCGCATTCGGCGCATTCGCGAAGATCGTATCCTGCGTTCCTGATTTGAAAGTGACCGGCCCCGCGAACGTAACCGGCCCCGTGAACGTGTCCCCGGCGAGCGCCGCCTTCGTCTTCCCGAGCTTGTCCACCGCCTGTATCAGGCCGACGAGGGCCGAGCGGACGCTTCCCGTCGGGATCGCGCCATGCTCGAAGAAGCCGACCCGCGACGCCCCATCATCGATCGTCCCCGTCCCCGTCGCCGTCCCGCTCGGGAGGCCGAGGATCGCCGCCGCCGTTCCGCTCGCCGAGAGCGACGAGCTCGCGCCCAACGTCTTCGACATGAGCACGAGCCGTGATTCATCATCGAGCCCGGCGTCCTTGTTCTTGGGTGCGCCCGCCTTGATCTGCTGCACGATGTCCGCTGATGTCATCGGCGCCGCGAATTGGACCAGCTCCGCCGGGCCCGAGTCCTCGCCGAGGAGCAGGGTCTTCCCGTCGAGCAGCCCCCCCGGCCCGAGCTCGCCGGTAGGGTTCGTCTCGGCGTCATATTGCGTGAACACGGACAGCCGCTTCGACCCGAGGAGCGTAGCCCGCGTCCCGTTCGCCACGCTGGCGAGCTCCGCGCGCGCTCGACCGATCGCATCGAGGAGGTACGCCGTCCGATCCGCGAGGCGGACCAGGCCGAGACGGTAGAGGGATTCGTGATTGACGAGCTCCCCGTCGTTCAGCATGCGAACGAAGGCATGGAAGACGAGGGAACCCATGAAATCATAAGCCATTACCGCCTCCATCGATGTCGTAACCGCCGCCGAGCCGGAAGGGCATCGTCATTTCCCC encodes the following:
- a CDS encoding HNH endonuclease, coding for MSDLLRWSYANLAMAHAALVEGATRYAPRHYAIRSKIHAGLRDGTMSIGPLADDERLKLVLPIACCYCGARENLTTDHLIATSRGGPDAGDNLVWACRSCNSAKGARDALAWLERRGEFPPLLLLRRYLKLAFQLCAPLGALEQAPEEAPQLPIELARVPQKYPAPSELRLWVTPL
- a CDS encoding sigma-70 family RNA polymerase sigma factor; this encodes MNEDRNQRLQLLATYQRKIDRWLRNRHVPAQDMPDLSHDIYVRTLHQLEGKEITDKLGGLLHLNMRSVVSEYRERGKTRNKAAPLIEIEFEDAGPSDPEQEAYERQKIKTLEAILSKLPTRQQEFVRARHLDGLPAAEIAESFGVSSATVFRELAAALAALRRELERVGITSPLVLPFHSQDIRHEGSAGEAWSSATEPRREKDHRGWLHVPTFLGGAAAGAIVVYLLLHRAMTLAELPPIVLNVAATSADTMPAGVFEQLAPPVCPEPVAPSCPPPSSPAPEAGQPKINPKPRFVAQACNLALERGDHEEAKRICPLATGGFGALIAEQEANRPRE